The DNA segment cGTGGGTAgattgaaacagaacagtcaCATACCTTGATCTAACAGGgtcaggttattttacatttaagatataacaaacaaattttcacaaaattagctgtaaagagAGGCTGCAATCATATGAACCACTGCCTTTTAAGTaaaggtgatgttaaattctATGACGCATCTGCAATGAATGAACGATACGCTCTCTGTTGAAACATCCAcccttgtaaaaataaaagcgacatctagtggatagCAGCATGGCGTTGATATTCATCATTCAGTTTGCCCGTGTGATCAAAACAGCTTTCGAATTTCCACTTCTAGAGCTCTGCCCTTCTAAGCGAGTAAGGCGCTTGGGTGCGATTGATATTCGTCCCAAGTTTCAGTCGCAGAACCTCTAGTTTGCAGatgatatttcatatttattttagagaCCGATCAATTTGCTTCATAATACATTAATATGTCGACAGGAGCCGCGcggattacttttgtattgcttgTATCTTCTTTTagaactttgttttttttatgaaagctcttaattcttttttttcttataaCTCTCATCAATCAGGTCCTGCACTATATCTCTCTTAATGAACTCTTTCAACATCAGTCCAGcactttattttgttaatgcatgttttaaaacccAAACCTCAGATGCGCAAGCGCTTTGCTTCCGATGGACACGCATCCTTTGTATTAGGAAAGATTTAGGAGGTTGCACCTCTCagaaaacagacaaataaagatcattttagatgtttaCTTAGGATGTGTAGCATTGGGATCGCGAGACGATGGCaatgtacatattttttatgaaaatctctAATTCCACCAAAATTTACCTATTGAAgcaaatattgtctttttttcttgccAGAATGCATAATTTACATGttgaaattacacatttttcttatGACACGCCACTAACAACCAaatcaattttcatttttgggtgaactatccctttgtgGTTTGGGCTAAATTATTTTGGGAATTGTTTTACAGTATTAAACATAAAGTGGCAGTATTTTAAAATCGTTGCTTTTGTGAATTTTAGTTTTGAGCAGCAGGTGGAGACTAAGGTGCTGGAGAAAACTAGAAATCATGACCTGGCCAGCACAGCAGGtattttttgtttcaagatGTCATTTTAAGCTGCTGTCCACCAACATGGACATGAATACACTGTAACAGCAACACTGTATGTTAAAAGGTTTTTCTTCCCATAGGCCTCACACCACcagccacacccccacaccaGATGTGGAAGCCTATTGCGCCAGTAGCACTGCTGGGAAAAACTAGAAACTCAGAATTACCTAAACCAACTCCTAATAAGGTTATTCAGATAGAAGCGAGACCCTTACCTTCAAATAAGATGCGCAGTACACCTCAGACCACTACTACCACTGGGCAGACTCAACCGTTCTCCCTCGACCACGACTACTGCCTCCCTCCAAAAGAGCCCCATCACAATGAAGTTGGTCATCGGTGGAATGTCAAGCAGCAGCCTAGCATTATCATCAAGACTGTTGAACTGTCCTCCAACAAGCCAGTCCAGCAGAGTGTCCCAAAAGCCACATCAACTCCATCAGTCACAGAAGAAACTCAGAAAAATCTCAGCAACAGTCCACCTGTGGATAGAAGGTGCGGTGAAAGGGATGGATTAAAAAGCTCTGTCTTGGAGACTCCAGATGCTTCTCCAAACAGGCCTGAATCTGAAAGCCCTTTGCTGGAGGATGCAAAAGACAACCAGTCAAAACCTCTCAGCTATTCTGAGTCCTCCTCCAAGCAATACCAAGACAGAGGCCGCTCAAGAAGAAGATACAGATCTCGATCTTCTAATAGCTCTAAATCCAGCTCTTCATCCTCCTCCAGATCACGTTCTCCTCCCAGGAAAAGGTCGGTCCTAATGTTAAGCTGTGCTTATAATTGTATTGCTGTTGTTATACATATCTCACCTGTAATTTATGTTACAGATACAGATCCCGGCACTCCAACAGCAGATCTAGTTCGTCGTCTCTGTCTCGTTCCCGATCCAGCTCCAGGACCTATTCACCACCCCGCCGGCGCCGGTATTCATACTCAAGTTCACGCTCTGGATCCTGGAGCCGTAGCCGCTCTCGATCCAGGTCCCGCTCTTCTGATTCACATGGACATGCACATTGGAGAAGTCATGGAAGGTGAGAACATTTCTGCTGATGCAGGTTAAGTTAGAACAATGTTATATTTTGATCTGTACTTAgtcgttgttgttgtttttttgacagccctaatcaaaGGTCTGGGTACCGTAATTCACAGAGTTCCAATGAAGAATTAAGGAGACGCAAGCAGAAAGCCATTGTGAGTACTTTAACCAAGAAAGAAATGTATCACCTGAACTTTAACTAaggcattttaaatgttttctccACTTTTCATTTTCACCTTGGTAAACTGTAGATGAATTTCAAGCTAAATATGTTTTGGGGTTTTTAGGAGGAGAGGAGAATAGTCTATGTTGGACGAATCCGTGGAAACATGACTCGTAAGGAGCTAAAGGAGCGCTTCTCATACTATGGAGAAATAGAGGAGTGCACTGTGCACTTTAGAGAAAATGGGTATGCCTCTAATTAATTTATCTCTTGAAGAAAAAGTGTTAAGtttagttgattttatttttgatcaAGAAAAGAACTCTAAGGCATTTGTTATCTGTTTCAGTGACAACTATGGATTTATTACATACTACaacaaaaaagatgcatttGATGCTATTGAGAATGGAAGCAGGCTGAGGGAGCCGAATGAGATGCCGTTTGATCTGTGCTTTGGAGGCAGGAGGCAGTTTTGCAAGAGCAATTATGCTGACCTTGGTGAGTTCAACATTGTATCTCTTCCCTCATGTTTTCAAAACATCTCAACACTAATTTTGCTCTGCTTAAGCCTGCCAAATGCTAGAATTGCTTCCGATCTCTTTCAGATTCAACCCGGGAGTATGAGCCAGTGTCTACAAAGGGAAAATTTGATGCACTAGACTTTGACACTTTACTCAGGCAAGCTCAGAAGAACCTGAAAAGGTAACGATAAGTCAAGCCACAGGAGAGACAACGTATTACCTCGGAGCAAAATACTGCCCACATATCCAGTGTTGCCTCTCAAtgacagttttttgttttgtttgttttgtttttctctttgtgtttttgctgcAAGTTTACACCTATTGAAGTGAAGATTTGTAAGAAAAattaaaagtgcaaaaaaagattatgaaatataatattttttttaaaggatgaaatttatttaaatgtttaatctgTCTTgccaaacacattttaaaaaacaagttgAGTGGAAACATTATGTGAGGGGAAATCAGTTTTACACTGTTGAAAAATTTCAACCCCAATAAAGCATAAAATACATTCTCTTATTGTGTGTCTTTCTGTGTGCCGTTTTACACTGAAGCAAGACCATTACAAATGTGGTATATATTGTGTACACAAAACAGTCTAAATAGTGTAGTAATTTATTATGGAGTCAAGTGATTTCAGCATTACCTCCTGCAAATGTGTAGATTATGTAGGTTATAGTTTGTAGTTTTTGATTCAATGAAGGCTTTGGGTCATGTTGAATGTTGGAATATATTATCAGCATGTGGTTGAATTCTTGGCAGAAGATTATAAACACTGGTAAAATAACACTGGCAGATTATAAACACtggtaaaataagttttttcATACAACTTGTTTAGCCAGTACAACACAGAAGTTACCCAAATTAAtagttaaactaaaaaaaaatctgtcatcatttaccctcgtGACATttaaaccagtatgactttccacaaaatatattttgttagtaacgttaaccaaacaacggcagaAAGTTACCCCTTGTCTtgggtttgtgtccataaaatagaagtTAAAGGGTAGGCCTACCGccttgttttttgtgttttgcagaagaaagtaataggtttgaaattacaagagggtgagtaaatgatgacagcgtTTTTATCTTCATTCAGtgataaaatctaaaaataaattaaaatgtatatattcatACCTGTATTTGTAAAGGAATGGTGTAGTATAGCAGTTGctaaaatactaataaaaatgcaaaattactatttatgtaaaatatgacGATTTAATCATGACATTCGCAACCTCTGTTGAAACTAGCGCTAATAATGGAACGAACCATCTGTGATACATGGAGGGGTGACGCGAGTGTTGGTTACTTTGGTCTTAACCACTGATATATAGGTCTTAACACGTCCCATTGTCCCTGGAAGTGACAGTTAAATAGAGCTTTATTTATGATAGAAAGTATAACGTCGTGCTACATTTGAATTTTTCACCGTTCTTCGATTAATGCACATAGCCCACCATAAAAAAGTATGCATAACAGTTACGTCTGCGCAGACCACAGAAATAGTTGTGCGTTGCACATCCTGTTACAAAGAAATGCCATAGCcgcgtttgtttgttttttgtatgtttttttgcaGTAAGAAATCAATTCAGTAAGTCTGTCTTGAGTCGTTTGTTGAGTTTTTggcatagactgtataaaataggTTTTTGAACATCATCTATGATTCtcgctgtccctttaagagctctgGTAGGGATTTGCTTTCAGACGCACCGAACCGTCCACTACTGGTTCAAACCAGTTTTCTGAGTCTGCGCAGTAAGTGTAAACAGGAAGAAGAGTACAAAATTAAACACGGTTGATGGACGTTGCGCTGCATTGACAGGATTTACATTAGTTCGCGCTGCAATATCTGACGTTTTCTGTATATCAAACAGCTCGATTGTTCGTCGTTTATTCAATTCTAGCACACGATGTAACGCATTCATTGTCGCAAAGACAGCTAACAGAGAAAACATCGGCTAACGTTAATTGGTTGGCTGCCTAGTGACTCTGACAAACTTGTCGTTAAAAGAAGCTTTCaatagttctctaaatggcaaTCAGAAATTTATTGtattatcaataaaaaaattgtacgCTACGACTGCGTGGTCTTTTAAAGGTGAAGTCTGCTGGTAGTTTAATGCGGAGACTCTACATCCTATTGAATTCCGTTCCAACCAAGATGGCCTACTAACCCAGTATCCAATCaggtgtttttttctgtacGAGAAAAGCGTTGGCTGACGTCTAACGTAAACCAGTATCTTAAACAGCAGTGGTACGTGCATAGGTAAAGATGGTCCAGAAAGACAAAATAATTGAGTCGTCACAGCCCGAGAGTGAAGCAAATCCAGTGCCAGCAGAAGCGGTTGCGGAAACGCTAGGTCCAGTTGATGATCCAAGCATTGGAGTTGAGAGAACAGGCCGACGAAAATTTCTCACTGGTGTTGTAGAGGGTGAGCAAACGCAAAAAGCAAGCAACAATGCACACGGCATGAACAAAAATGATATTAAATCGAATTAGTTACCAACAGtgtttaaataaacaacatttgaatAGATCATTACAGTCATTGCATTGACTGACTAAAGCATGTGGTTCAGGAATGTGTGCCGCTTGTCAAAACCTTTTGTTTGACTTGTTCAACAGGCTTCTATGGACGGCCATGGACAATGGAACAAAGAAAAGAGCTTTTCAGGAGGTATTAAAAAACACGTTTATGCATGTATTGTAACGGTTCGTATTGTCTTCAAATTAACATAATGcatcaacattttatttatttttaataggcaGCAAAAATGGGGATTGAACACATATCTATATGCCCCAAAAGATGACTACAAACACAGAATGTTTTGGAGAGAGATGTATTCTGTTGAAGAAGCAGGTGATTGTCATATCAAGCCTTTTCACATGGTATGATTGGTTGTGCTGTATATGACTTGagtttatttttttccatttattttaaagaacaacTCACAACCCTAATAAGCGCTGCTAAAGAGCATGGGATTGAGTTCATTTATGCCATTTCCCCCGGTCTGGACATTACATTCTCAAATCAGAAGGAAGTGTCTACACTGAAAAGGAAGCTGGACCAGGTAAGAATGAACCAAATCCTCACAATGCGGGCTTCAGTGTTATTCTGGTTTacattttgtacaattcacatttctgtctgtttttaatTCAGGTCTCTCATTTTGGGTGCAAGTCCTTTGCCTTACTGTTTGATGACATAGATCATAACATTTGTCCAGCTGACAAAGAAGTATTCAGCTCTTTTGCCCATGCGCAGGTGTCCATAACCAATGAGATCTTCCAGTATTTGGGAGAACCTGACATATTCCTATTTTGCCCCACAGGTGAGTAGTCCTAACCAATGCATTTCCTTATGTGAATTTCTATCCTATCCACTGCTAAAACCTAAAGTGTTCTTTTCTTAAGAATATTGTGGGACGTTTTGTTATCCAAATGTGGCACAATCGCCGTACCTGCATACAATTGGTGAAAAGCTGCTTCCTGGAATTGAGGTGCTGTGGACGGGtatgctgttgttgtttttttcaggtGACATCTGTGCTGGAGTACTATGTCTCCTTTGTATTTTACAATGCCTTTGTTTTTGACAGGTCCGAAAGTTGTTTCAAAGGACATAACTGTTGAATCTATTGAAGAAGTTACAAAGATTCTGAGGAGAGCCCCTGTCATTTGGGACAATATTCATGCCAATGACTATGACCAGAAGCGTCTGTTTTTGGGTCCTTATAAAGGCAGGTCCTCAGAACTCATACCTCGGCTTAAGGGAGTCCTTACCAACCCCAACTGTGAATTTGAGTCCAATTTTGTCGCCATTCACACACTAGCCACATGGTATAAGTCTAACATGAATGGAGTGAGAAAAGATGTTGTCATGAGTAAGTATGTCTTCAATAAAACATcagtttgtttaaaaacagatttcaGATCTTTATTTTGTAGTCTAAACCAGCATTATTGGCCATATATTTAATCTTGTCCTATTGCAAAAGAAAGTCTTCATAGCTTTTGATTTCTCCTCTTAGCGGACAGTGAAGACAGCACTGTGTCTATTCAAATAAAGCTGGAAAATGAGGGAAGTGATGAGGAGCTAGAAACAGATATTCTCTACAGCCCACAGATCGCACTCAAGCTGGCTCTTTCTGAATGGCTGAGCGAATTTGGAGTGCCTCATCAGTACAACAGTAAGCATTGGATCTTTGTGATTTTGGTTGTTTCTGCATTTGGAATCGGCTTGTCCATGTAACAATCTTCTCTTTACAGGTCGACAGGTACCTCACAGTGGAACTAAAAGCACTTCTATGGACATTCCTCCGCTTAACGCAACTAGTCTGAGCTCTATGGCTACAGTGACCACAGTCTTCCAACAGCCAATCATGAGCCCAGCCGTGCCTCTTAGTGACGAACCACACATACTCTGCAAAGAAGAGGAGGTGGAGGTGGAGAAGAAGGACCTAGATGAAGAACCTATGGAGATGGTTGTAGAGAAACACGACGAGGTGGAGGACGTTAAAAACGTCAACCAGATCCTCACGGAAATCGTCAAGGCTAAGATGTCTGAAGATCTCAAACCCATGGACACCGATAAAGAGAGCCTGACAGAGTCTAAGTCTCCAGAGATGTCTATTCAGGAGGATTCAGGCAGTGACATCGCACCGATGCAGACTGATGATCAGCTCAATAAAGAAGTGTTTGTTCCAGGTCCTAATGAGAAACCGTTGTTCACTGTAGAGCCGGTTACTCTGGAGGATCTCACCCTGCTGGCTGAGCTTTTTTATCTGCCATATGAACATGGTCCAAAAGCAGTACAGATGCTGAAAGAGTTTAACTGGTTGAGAGCCAATAGCAGTTTTGTCAGCATTAACTCCACAGAAAAGGATCCAGAGAAGGTGAGATGGCAAACtaagtgatgtcatgtgtaGCTTGTTGCTAAAACCAACGCGGGGAAGGATAGTGCAGTACAGTTCCTTTAATATGTggttatttatttagccaaCTTATCATAGATTTCCAGTTTTCCATGTGCTGTGAAAATGAGTCTGTGCGGAAAATTTGGAAATTCCCAgagaaaacacttttatttttagttagAGCTATTTTAGCCTATGAGATATTTTAGTGAAGAGTAtacaaactataatttattCTATTCGAACAAAAATCTTCAGTCAAACAAAATGGTGGAAATGCAATAATTATTTAGACCACTTGGTGGAGCCTTTATAATAGAAATAAGGACACTTTGTTAGTTATAAAAAAGTGTTTAGCAGTTGCTTCTGAGttgcataaaaaataagaattgcgTGCTAATGACAACTTTATCTCCATTTAGTTTACTCAGGTAGCTGAATGGCATTCCAGAGCAGATATCTTTGAAGAGATGTGCTGTTCTGTCATCCAGATGTTCACCAGACTTTCCAACTCCGCCAACAGGACCATTCTGTATGACCTGTATCCCTATATCTGGGATATAAAGAGTATCATCTCAATGGTGAAATCATTTGTTCAGTGGTTAGGTAGGTATGGCATCACATCTCTTtgttcagggctctagactaactttttgcactggtgcgcctaactttttttcttaggtgcaccagcacaaaagttaggtgcacccaaattttcgaccgcatcgcatttaacaccgcagttttaccagttcactttttttaaaatcgctgtccatataggcaaaattgacttgacatcgtaaatgattaactaacaatctggtcaacataaagttctttatttgaagcacaattctacaagaaaggtaacttactgaaaaagtgttggtgcttaaagtgcttcactgaactgaaacttacttaaaacatctcaagataaatggaccagggcttgacataacctgggaggttgatggctccgtgtcagagcattgcttatgattttcggacggatcaggccttaacttaacattattcacaaaaagttgtcaatcgttcttttcatcttctctcatcatccgcggctacatccactctgtttaactgacgggcctataggctcctcccctctctgtctgactgcagcacacgcattttcacacgacacaccagaggttgcgctagacttttttattgtccgtcattttgactgacaggctcgtaaaaaatcgtcataatctattattacccgtcactatggtgcaaggtggctgttagtggtaattagtatgttcgtgacgtcatcacgctgtacttgcgtctcggaacttgttgtattttaatacaactgaatgcccaataaagccgttgttgtttatattcatctatatatttaatgttttaatgtttatgttcatatgtgattcgatctgggaaaacccaacacatggtgcaaatttatatattacagtttttgataccatattcaagccctttccaaatcagtttttattttgctcataccttgtgtatgtaacaaaagttatggctgaggtcggctgaagcgctatgattttcaggaacggaatttggaggaaaacgggtttaaagttaagtgatgaaaataaaagcacaacagtccagtatcacaagtaaaagtcactttaagtgtaaaagacttactctaataacaatttaataaaaaaacatttcccagtgttgaagtctataaaaatactgtacaaaaccgtttgaataaaacgaaagtaaggaaaatggtgcagggcacacttaaagaacgagagctctgccattatcactacacaaggaaactagcaaacattacggataacaactaataagcagtgaagcaagttttacgttgtttatcatgtgcatagtgtctggactcagagtcggcgccacgagggggcatggcccggccacttcagtcactgtgccccctcactttttaaaatgaaaaaaagcaatatcattaaaaaaacatttggagaatgaatttggtttatatttattaaagaaacaacaagagcagagggtaaaaaataatgtatttattcgttaacagaatttaaagacattgtcttgtgctgtactttcatgtgttgttaaaaacacaagctaaagggctgcttgcgtccagcggcaagtttctgtatgcattgcttaacaagaaacgggcattactattatgcagacggtgacaagtggagatacaggctgtctatcagaaagcaagagctcgctctttagtgttgttatattgatgcgatcgttttgttagacataaagctctactggggaacagtcccctgtatactttttctgtcactttttctttaaagcctgcttttgacatttttcatctatattttttttatatatgcgtctaaattaataatcttcatttattaacttccgctgaatttatgtaggctatgatcggtgtatttccagttctttttgtcaaaacgtcatacaacatttgctctccaagttgatataaaaaagcctttcagtttcagtgtctttcatacagtgtctttcattcttttagttcagttcaatttattagctttgaaaaagctatgcgaaatatgaatgctgtcctcgaaatggacatttagaattgttaaacttcaaaacgg comes from the Triplophysa rosa linkage group LG9, Trosa_1v2, whole genome shotgun sequence genome and includes:
- the oga gene encoding protein O-GlcNAcase; amino-acid sequence: MVQKDKIIESSQPESEANPVPAEAVAETLGPVDDPSIGVERTGRRKFLTGVVEGFYGRPWTMEQRKELFRRQQKWGLNTYLYAPKDDYKHRMFWREMYSVEEAEQLTTLISAAKEHGIEFIYAISPGLDITFSNQKEVSTLKRKLDQVSHFGCKSFALLFDDIDHNICPADKEVFSSFAHAQVSITNEIFQYLGEPDIFLFCPTEYCGTFCYPNVAQSPYLHTIGEKLLPGIEVLWTGPKVVSKDITVESIEEVTKILRRAPVIWDNIHANDYDQKRLFLGPYKGRSSELIPRLKGVLTNPNCEFESNFVAIHTLATWYKSNMNGVRKDVVMTDSEDSTVSIQIKLENEGSDEELETDILYSPQIALKLALSEWLSEFGVPHQYNSRQVPHSGTKSTSMDIPPLNATSLSSMATVTTVFQQPIMSPAVPLSDEPHILCKEEEVEVEKKDLDEEPMEMVVEKHDEVEDVKNVNQILTEIVKAKMSEDLKPMDTDKESLTESKSPEMSIQEDSGSDIAPMQTDDQLNKEVFVPGPNEKPLFTVEPVTLEDLTLLAELFYLPYEHGPKAVQMLKEFNWLRANSSFVSINSTEKDPEKFTQVAEWHSRADIFEEMCCSVIQMFTRLSNSANRTILYDLYPYIWDIKSIISMVKSFVQWLGCRRQSSTQFLSGDQEPWAFRGGLAGEFQRLLPIDGANDLFYQPPPSMPTSKIYTIRPYFPKDESSVYKICKEMYTESCEGISFTDESPDLIGDRLVGVFLTISPDYGFVLEDEEGVCGYALGTVDVKPFLKKCKVSWIPCMQEKYNKPDTEKDLSDAEKMMLSFHEEEEVLPESFLSNFPSLIKVDIHAKVTDPSVAKSMMGCLLSSLKANGSLGAFCEVRQMDKRMMDFYSKLGCFEVAKMEGFPKDVIIMGRSL